The genomic stretch agcataactaactcatgccacatatgtgcacacaacatgatagagaaGAGAAATAGAGAATACAAACATTGAGATAACAAAATAGGATAGATTTTATATATAAAACACATGCCTTTGCTTAAAAAGCAAAGGCAGAATTGGACTGTTGAAAATGGGAGCAATACTGATACATCCCAACcacatcaaaataaaagaaacaaaaacatcTGCCAAGTCATATAAACTAAAAGAGACAATCCAGAAAttggtcactgaaggggttgcttagggggcactaggagtagaGGGCTTGGAAGTTGCAGCAAGAGTTTGGAGAACTaggtctattcgggcattggccgacttttgctcattgagcagttctgcTTTCAGGTTCTCTACTTATGCCCTGAGATCAACAATTTCTTTTGTTAAACGAGCCGCCTCCTCATTCGACTTAGGAGCCCCTTGGGcctgctgaccttccaggataacATTCCTAGCCTTCAACCTTCGAATCTCCTCAGTTGCACTATTTTGAGCATTAATGAGCTGTGAGATTGTGGATGTACTGCCTAACCCCCCCCCATTCTTCTCGATGCACTCACACTCTTCCAAAGTTGTTTGAGAGAAGGTCTGCTTCTTGGTTCCTACCTTGCCTTGTCCCAGTGGCACCTTGAAAAACTTAAACACTTGCGTAAGTAGAAACCTATATGGAAGACCATGATTGCCATCCTTGAATGTTGCTACTTTTTGCATGTGTTCGATCATGATAGCAGGCAGGTTGACAGGGTTAAAGCCATCCAGTTGCTCCATTAGAAACATGTCAGACTTAGAAGTCACGGACCTCCTCTCAGCACGAGGCAACAAAACTTTATTCACCAACTCGAAGAGCAACTGATAAACAGGGAGTAATGTCCTCTTGTGAATCTAGTCCCCCTTTTGGTTCGCATTATCCTTTACCACAGCATTCTGAAAATCGTACGCACACGCATCTTTCACATTAGACACACCAATCGTAAGGACTTGTAGAATATCCCCAAGCAGACTCACGTCAAACATAATGTCTACCTTATTCACCAAGTCACAGATATGGTCGGTATCAACGGGAAAAAAGCTGGCATAAAAGCTTTGAACCTCATCCTCATACActttgggtgcatccatttggaATAGATGCCCCCACCGTTGAAACTCAACCATTGCCAGGACTTGTCTCATACCAACCAATTCCAAAATTGCTGGGTTAAAAGTACGACCCAACAGAACTTTTTGGTGCCTTAATCTTTCTGAAGTAGAACTGGTTTCACTTTTCATCCTCTTTGCAGAAACGGGTTCCTTAACAGGTTGCAACTTTCTCTTGCCATACTTAACAccacttgatttttcttttcccttagaCTTGACTGACACATCCTCATCAGAAACTGAAGGCTCACTTACAACATCCTTCGACTTTGAACTGGGAGTTGTAACATTCTCTATGGAAGCAGATTGCTTCTTCTTCTGGGACCTTCTCACTAGGGAACTAGGTTCCTCTGTTGTTTCTTCCTCAACCTCCACCACAGGGACAACCTTATCACACACTATTACATTGTCTTTCACCAgtctcctctttttcttcttactgTTTTTTCTACTCTTTTAAAGAGTAGAGTCATAGGCTACTTTGCTTGGAACCTAGTAGTAGGTCACTTAGTAGAAGACTCGGGAGTGGACACTACCCTTCACGTGACTATGAAAACATCAAGAGTAATGTTTTCTTGATCCTCTTCATCACTAGACCTCATCTCAGGAACTTGAATGTCCAAGGGCTCAACAACAAATGCAAGAGTAGAACTGGCTTAGGAGTGAGAACCCTGACCCGTTTCCTCCGAAGAGGGGTCAGGTTCCTCACGAGAGGGCCCAGTAGTTTCTACTAGTGCAGAGTTTTCAACAGCCACCATGTCTCTTTCTCCCCCATACCCTGTGTCTCGTTCCTCTGAGACATGGAAGCACCAGAAATTACCTCATGTAAGACGCCATCAGCAGATACCACAAAGATGGTCGCGACATTTTCTTCCTCAATAGGCTCCATGGCCACCACAGAATCTAAAGCAACAATGGCGGAAACCTCTGCGACCTCAAGACTTTTACCATGTTCATCACTTTTCCCTTGATCAACGGGAACCTCAGAAGATAGAAAAGAATGATCAAAAATTTTAGGGGTTTCTAAGATAGTTGTCTTAGAATTGGAGGGAGACGAGAAGTCTGGGTTAGGAGTGATTTCAGTGAAGAGAACAGGAATGGTTACAGAAGACCCATTGGGGACGGAGGACTCAATAGGTTTTTCAGTGTTAGAGACGATTGAGGCAGGAATTTCGGAGTTTGTGTCAGCTAttaaagagatagagagaaagttCTTTGGAGAGGTGCTAATGGAGGACTATGGTCTGTGAAGAAAAGAGAGGGTTTTTAATGagagaggataattatgaagagagagatAAGAACCGGTTCTGAAACGGGGGTTGTACTTGGAGAGTTGCAGcatttcagagggagatggaatgGTTTGAAGTGAATGGACGTGACAGCAGGGTCTGAAAAGGTGGATGACATGGCAGTTAATATTTTTACCTTTTCAAGACGTGTATTAAAGaatgcacagaactactaacatttggtacaagaaccaggttcttgacctaTCATTGAAAATTTCAATCCTTCTTTATCATCCATGCAATGCATCTACAGCTTCTATAATCATCATGCATGTTTACCTACAACAgtgaagtgagttagacttggcTAGAAAATattttagctaattttacctgaaggtgattttcatagccaatTGATGAGGCATCAGGTTATCAATTAGGCTTTAATAGCCCCAGCTTCACcctgtttctttcaaaatgttccctactcaatgctttggtgaagatatctgcaatttggtcttctgtgctgtagaacttcatacatatcagCCCTTTCTCCGCGTTGTCCCTTAGAAAATgatgtctcacatcaatgtgcttggttcttttgtgttgaactagattcttggccatgttgagtgcactgatGTTATCACATAGAAGAGTCACACACTCAGTAAATACCCCAAAATCCTCCAGTTGCTGCTTAATCCATAAGAGTTGAGCACAGCAGGATGTTGCagctacatattctgcttcagctgttgaaagagccactgagttttgcttccttgtgcccaAAGAGATGAGACATGATCCTAGAAAGTGAGCCATTCTAGAAGCTTTTTCTATcgacaagataacctgcatagtcagTATCAGCATACCCAATGAGATTAAAATTGTCATATAAGGGGTAATACAGGACCAGGGCCTGTGATCCCTTGAggtatctcaaaattcttttggcagccttcaaatgagattccttgggattggattgaaaccttgcacatagcccCACACTGAAGACAATATCGGGTCTGCTGGCAGTGAaatagagaagagacccaataatgcctctatacatagtttgattcacaggagatccAGATTCATTCATGTCCAGTCGAGTAGCCattgcaatgggagtgtctataaCTTTTGATTCTTCCATATCAAACCTCTTTAAGAGATCCTTGATGTATTTCCGTTGACAAATGAATGTGCCCTTTGTGGACTGCTTCACTTGAAGACCCTAGAAGAAATTCAGCTCctccatcatgctcatttcaaactcacttcccatgagtttttcAAACTCTTCAGACAGAGAATCAGCggttgccccaaaaatgatatcatcaacatagacctgaacaatgagcaggttccttcccagTTTCTTTAGAAACAAgctgttgtcaattttccctcttgtaaaaccattttctaagaggaattttgacaacctttcataccaagctcgagtagcctgcttcaatccatacaatgctttgtccagtttaaacacatattcagggtgttcatgatatttaaaccctggaggttgcttcacatagacttcttccttaagaagtccattcagaaatgcacttttgacatctatttggaacaaggtgaattccatatgagatgcaaaagcgattaggattctaatagcttccatgcgagcaaCCGGAGCAAACGTTTCATTATAATCAATGCCTTCCTCCTGATTATAGCCTTGAACAACTAGCCTGGCCTTGTTTCTTGTAGtgtttccatgttcatcaagcttattCCTGAAAACCCActtggttcctataatggttcgatctgaAGGTCTAAGTACCAGGTTCCAGACAttgttcctttcaaactgatGCAGCTTatcttgcatggctgtaatccaatctgcatctttcatggctttcttgatatttttgggttctatttgggagagaaaggctgagaaggcaagtgaatttctggcttttgacctggtttgtactctagaatctagaggagtgattatgttgtcaagaggatgagaGCTTTTGTGTTTCTAGCTGGGCATTTGGGGTTCATTTGTAGAGGAGCTGGGTATATCTAACTAGTTCTCTTGTGTTCTTCTCTCAGGTACTAGTGGAGTACCCTGTACTGCATCAATCACTCTTTCTTCAACTTCAGTAGTTGTAATTGAGGTGCCTGGTTCCATTGAAGAAGATGCTAGATCGTCTCCACTCGGCTCCTTCACTTGGCTCATCATATCTACCTTTCCATTAGTCATGTTAATAAATTCACCAGGAACCAGTAAGGGCTCTCCATCTTGATCATCTTTAGCACTTTTCTCCCAGGAAGGATAGTACTCATCAAAGATaacatgaacactttcctcaaTACATTGAATTCGCTTATTGTATATCTTGTAAGCTTTGCTTTGAGAAGAATACcccagaaatattccttcatcactcttgacatcaaatttaccaagctgatcctttccattattgagaacataacatttgcacctaaatgttcttaggtgagtcaacttgggtttccttccattcaacaactcaTATGGGGTTTTGTTCGTGAGAGATCTGATCATGCACTTGTTCActaagtagcaggcagtgttgacagcttcaACCCAAAAGTTCTTTGCAATCCCACTATCGAtcaacattgttcttgccatttttTCAAGAGTTCTATTCTTCTTTTCTACTATTCCATTTTGTTGGGGGGTTCttggagctgagaagttgtgagtaatgccattttcattgcagaactcatcaaatttggcattgtcaaattctgttccaTGATCTAATCTAATACATgcgactctagactccatcttcacctggattttcttcacaaaagccacaaacacctcaaaggtttcatctttagttataagaaacagagtccatgtgaatctggagtagtcatccactgTCACAAAAATGTATATTTTTCCTCCCCTGCTTTTCACCCTCATAGGACCACATAAATTCATATGCAGAAAATCGAGTGGCTTTGAGGTGCTTACATCCAttttagacttaaaagaggacttcacatgcTTTTCTCTAGCACAGGCATCACATACTTTCTGTACTTTGAACTTTgacatggggagaccatggaccaggtccttatgaattagtttgttcagaagagagAAGCTTACATGCCCCAATATTCTATGCCAGagttcaacatcatcatcaacagctttcagacaactcagatcaccactttgtatggactcgaaatcagcaacataCATGTTCTTGTATCTCTTGGACACAAGTACCACTTCACCCGTTACCAGATTAGTAACTGTACATATCTTGGGCAAGAACTCCACATTGTTTCCTTTATctgagagacactcaagagactgtacttaagaccattggcatagtacacattctcaatagagtAAGTGAGTGATTTtccaacttttccaactccaagaatgtacccccttttcccattgccaaaggatacactccctcctgtAGGGTTTTTAGTGAAAGAAATTCCATGGTATTTctagtcatgtgctttgaacatCCACTATCCATCAACTATTGTTGACTGCTTCCTTTATTCCCTACACAAGGAGATCAAgaattagttttaggaacccaagaaagtttgggtcccttgtagtaggcaagaggatgaataagagctaTCTTAGTCCATGTAAGCAATATGCATTTTTTTGTGGGTGGAACCTGGTCCCTTTTTAGTAGTTATattttcagcaaacactttgtttttctgaatggACTGGACCCCGGCTAGGCAATTTTCCTTgaaatgcccattgttcccacagtgggtacacagCCAGTTATCTGGTACAGTAACATACTTGTTATGGAGGTTGTAAGGGGTTTTCTCCCGTTGGAACCCTATTCTTTGCCTGTTCCCACCATTATTAGCGTATATGACAGTGATAGCTTCTGAgaaccaggtccactttagggacttttcaagatcattttttactctttccagaTCAATTTGGAGATGTTTGTTTTTTTCAGTACAGGCTGGTTCTCACAGCTTTCAACTTGTTTTCATGCCTAATGTGTGCCTTACTGGttacctcttttccttttccagaaTTTCCAGGTTTACACTCAGTACCTAGTTCCTCTATTGTTTCCCTCAAGACTGTAATTACTACCAAGAGATCATCTCTTTCTTCCTCAATCTCAGTCACTCTCTTTACTAAGGCCTCCTTTTATTTACTAAAGTTCTCAATGTTTCCTTATGGTCAACAACTACCACCACTAAGtcatctctttcatgttctatGTTAGCAATTTTTTCAGTTAAAACTAGTTTTTCTCTCTCCAACTCACACATGGTTTCCTTCAGATCAACTACACACaccaccagatcatctctagtttgttcagcttctcctagCTAAGGTCAAGGCATCCttatcctccacaagactatgataggcatcaatcagtacactagctaaagacatgagtttcttaggagagtaagatttcagatttctctgaacatccctgaaatttacctcactgttgtcatcgtcttcatcatcatctgattgagccatcaaagcaaatATTGAATCATATACATTTTCCTCACTTTCAACTACCATCATGGAGCTGTCACCTGCATCAGTTTCATCTTCACTCACTATAGGAGTctccccatgctgcaagagctTGTTTCACCATATTGTCAACAGATCTCTTCCTTTTGAAGTGTTTGTCAGGAACTGGGTTCCTCTTGGCTGCTTTCTCATGGTTGTACTTGGAATGTTCTTGCTTCAGGAGAGGACAATCTTTGATGAAGTACCCTGGCTTTCCACACTTGTGGCAGAGATCATAGTTATTTGGTTTGCCGGAGTTGCCCCTTTTCAGTAttcctccatttcttctgacTATCTTTTGAAGTCTTTTGGTTAAGTAAACTATGTCGCTATCCTCCTCACTCGAGTCATTACTATCaactttgagtaccaggttcttttctttctctagttctcttctttcactgtctatcttcctcttaATCTCGTACGTCTTTATATTTCCAACCAGCTTgtctatggtcagctcctgcaggtcctttgcttcagtaatagcattcaccttgctttcccaagaaCTGGGCAGGATACTGAGAattttcctcactagcttgttcctaggaatggtttcaccaagtgagtgtaactcatttatgatggaggtgaatcttgtgtgcatatcttgaatagattcatcgtacttcatcctaaagagttcatactcggtagtgagcatatcaatcttagatTGTTTTACTTGAGCGGTTCCCTCATGTGCTGTTTGCAAAGCTTCCTATATCTCCTTAGCAGTTTCACAAGCAGATATTCTATTATATTCAtcaggtcctattccacataccaaaattttctt from Nicotiana sylvestris chromosome 12, ASM39365v2, whole genome shotgun sequence encodes the following:
- the LOC138883056 gene encoding uncharacterized protein, with the protein product MGDWKTRMHDFIMAEDSDLWDIYVMVLTSQQRHLQTFYFQCQTRKEYTDADRKAVEKTFRAKKILEALQTAHEGTAQVKQSKIDMLTTEYELFRMKNKLVRKILSILPSSWESKVNAITEAKDLQELTIDKLVGNIKTYEIKRKIDSERRELEKEKNLVLKVDSNDSSEEDSDIVYLTKRLQKIVRRNGGILKRGNSGKPNNYDLCHKCGKPGYFIKDCPLLKQEHSKYNHEKAAKRNPVPDKHFKRKRSVDNMVKQALAAWGDSYSE